In Acidobacteriota bacterium, one DNA window encodes the following:
- a CDS encoding four helix bundle protein yields MGIGLSNIGISGHRHRGSGASRIGTSDHRVPAVELRVAGFAIGAGVTLALRWTAPWHETCPHYGMTHSELCQRHEGVCGGDRAARHLARHRTAAQERRRAVDESVAANHRAAGLARFRREFVAKLGVVIEEADECTFWLEYIQDLHTPRALPGIASLMDESRQLVRIFTASRNTAKARC; encoded by the coding sequence ATGGGCATCGGGTTATCGAACATCGGGATATCGGGGCATCGGCATCGGGGCAGCGGGGCATCGCGCATCGGGACGTCGGACCACCGTGTGCCGGCGGTCGAATTGCGTGTTGCAGGTTTTGCGATCGGCGCTGGTGTGACGTTGGCGTTGCGGTGGACTGCGCCGTGGCACGAGACGTGCCCCCACTACGGCATGACACATTCCGAGCTGTGCCAACGGCACGAAGGCGTTTGCGGTGGCGACCGCGCGGCTCGGCATCTTGCTAGGCACCGGACCGCCGCTCAAGAACGCCGCCGCGCAGTTGACGAGTCCGTCGCTGCCAACCACCGCGCGGCCGGACTCGCGAGATTTCGACGTGAGTTCGTCGCGAAGCTAGGCGTCGTGATCGAAGAGGCCGACGAGTGCACATTCTGGCTCGAGTACATTCAGGACCTCCACACTCCGCGCGCGCTCCCTGGAATCGCGTCACTCATGGACGAGAGCCGACAGCTCGTCCGCATCTTCACCGCATCGCGCAACACCGCGAAGGCACGCTGTTGA
- a CDS encoding DUF2207 domain-containing protein: MSRVLRLAARLRRTRAIAVLAGLLAAGVVLRADEGWVIQRLDIKYDIQRDGRINVAEAIDVDFRGLSKHGIARDLIRRQIFDRGRYRDYDIDLVGVLDARGERHQVAVLDEGDTRRFRIGDPDRTVSGPQTYRIAYQLGGVLNGFADHDEYYWNATGRWPVTIERATIRVLAPDSGIQRVECFQGVGSSTDRCDARFAPGEAVFTATRPLAEQEEMAVVVGLRKGVVREPVPNLSKMPRSVFEFFGRTPVFIAGSTAEVAMLTAVIAVGWWRLGRDRRYIALQRAPAVAGGQGTPAEEPIPLFGGRPIAVEFTPPEGLRPAQMGLLLDERADTLDVTATIVDLAVRGHLKIAEVDKAHWFSRKDWQLERLKTDGKDLLPYERIVLDGLFESGSVTTLSALKNKFYDDLRRARSALYKDAVERRWFPQNPNTVRAAWTFVGLVIAGGGIALTVWLGRWWGAGLLGLPVVVAGLLLGAVSRAMPRRTALGQNLTRRTLGFLRYIKTAEAPQQAFAERAHIFTEYLPYAIAFRCVDRWARAFRDVDLQRATTSWYSGTSQFDPGTFSSSFGNFSSSLSSSISSTPGGSGSSGFSGGSAGGGGGGGGGGSW, from the coding sequence ATGTCTCGTGTTCTCCGCCTCGCCGCGCGCCTGCGGCGGACGCGGGCGATCGCCGTTCTCGCGGGCCTGCTCGCCGCCGGTGTCGTGCTCCGTGCCGACGAGGGCTGGGTGATCCAGCGGCTCGACATCAAGTACGACATCCAGCGCGACGGAAGGATCAACGTTGCGGAGGCGATCGACGTCGATTTCCGCGGCTTGTCGAAGCACGGCATCGCCCGCGATCTCATCCGCCGCCAGATCTTCGACCGCGGCCGCTACCGCGACTACGACATCGACCTCGTCGGGGTGCTCGACGCGCGAGGCGAGCGGCACCAGGTCGCGGTGCTGGATGAGGGAGACACCCGGCGCTTCAGGATCGGCGATCCGGATCGGACCGTTTCGGGGCCGCAGACGTACCGCATCGCGTATCAGCTCGGCGGCGTGCTCAACGGTTTCGCCGACCACGACGAGTACTATTGGAACGCCACCGGGCGCTGGCCGGTGACGATCGAGCGCGCGACGATCCGCGTGCTGGCGCCCGACAGCGGCATTCAGCGTGTCGAGTGCTTCCAAGGCGTCGGCTCATCGACCGACCGGTGCGACGCGCGGTTCGCGCCGGGCGAGGCCGTCTTCACCGCGACGCGTCCGCTTGCCGAGCAGGAGGAGATGGCGGTCGTCGTCGGCCTGCGCAAAGGCGTCGTGCGGGAGCCTGTGCCGAACCTGTCGAAGATGCCGCGCAGTGTGTTCGAGTTCTTCGGCCGCACGCCGGTGTTCATCGCGGGGTCGACCGCCGAGGTCGCGATGCTGACGGCCGTCATCGCGGTGGGGTGGTGGCGGCTCGGCCGCGATCGCCGGTACATCGCGCTGCAACGTGCGCCGGCCGTGGCCGGTGGGCAAGGAACGCCCGCCGAGGAACCGATTCCGCTTTTCGGCGGCCGGCCGATCGCCGTCGAGTTCACGCCGCCTGAGGGCTTGCGTCCGGCGCAGATGGGGCTGCTGCTCGACGAGCGCGCCGACACGCTCGACGTCACCGCGACGATCGTCGATCTCGCGGTGCGTGGCCATCTGAAGATCGCCGAAGTCGACAAGGCGCACTGGTTCAGCCGGAAGGACTGGCAGCTCGAGCGGCTGAAGACGGACGGCAAGGACCTGCTCCCGTACGAGCGCATCGTGCTCGACGGCCTCTTCGAGAGCGGATCCGTGACCACGCTCTCCGCGTTGAAGAACAAGTTCTACGACGATCTCCGCCGGGCGCGGAGCGCGTTGTACAAGGACGCGGTCGAGCGCCGTTGGTTCCCGCAGAACCCGAACACCGTGCGCGCCGCCTGGACGTTCGTCGGCCTGGTGATCGCGGGCGGCGGCATCGCGCTGACCGTTTGGCTCGGCCGCTGGTGGGGTGCAGGCTTGCTCGGCCTCCCGGTTGTCGTCGCCGGCCTGCTGCTCGGCGCGGTGTCGCGGGCGATGCCACGGCGCACCGCGCTCGGCCAGAACCTGACGCGCCGCACGCTCGGTTTCCTCCGCTACATCAAAACGGCCGAGGCGCCGCAGCAGGCTTTCGCCGAACGCGCGCACATCTTCACCGAGTACCTGCCGTACGCGATCGCCTTCCGCTGCGTGGATCGATGGGCACGCGCGTTCCGGGATGTCGACCTGCAGCGCGCCACCACGTCGTGGTACTCGGGGACGTCCCAGTTCGACCCTGGCACCTTCTCCTCGAGCTTCGGTAACTTCTCGTCGTCGCTGTCGAGCAGCATCTCGTCCACGCCTGGCGGCAGCGGCAGCAGCGGCTTCAGCGGAGGCTCGGCGGGCGGCGGCGGAGGCGGTGGGGGAGGCGGGAGTTGGTGA
- a CDS encoding LemA family protein, with the protein MLILATALVVLLAVALLYNRLVSARQRVREAWSAIDVQLQRRAALIPNLVETVKGYASFERETLQKVTEARTAAGVAAGPRAAARASEDLANAIRTLVAVAEAYPELEANERFAQLQADLADTENQIAFARNYYNGAVEIYNNTVQQLPTMLIAGPFGFQPAEFFSAEPGAAAVPTA; encoded by the coding sequence ATGCTGATTCTCGCCACCGCGCTCGTCGTCCTTCTTGCGGTCGCGCTGCTGTACAACCGGCTGGTCTCGGCGCGGCAGCGCGTCAGAGAAGCGTGGAGCGCCATCGACGTTCAATTGCAGCGCCGAGCCGCTTTGATCCCGAATCTCGTCGAGACGGTGAAGGGGTACGCGTCATTCGAGCGCGAGACGCTGCAGAAAGTCACCGAGGCGAGGACGGCGGCGGGCGTTGCGGCCGGTCCTCGGGCGGCGGCGCGGGCGAGCGAGGATCTCGCCAACGCGATCCGTACGCTCGTCGCCGTCGCGGAGGCGTATCCCGAGCTCGAGGCGAACGAGCGCTTCGCGCAGCTCCAGGCCGATCTCGCCGACACCGAAAACCAGATCGCGTTCGCGCGCAACTACTACAACGGAGCCGTCGAGATCTACAACAACACGGTGCAGCAGTTGCCCACGATGTTGATCGCAGGCCCATTCGGGTTTCAGCCGGCCGAGTTCTTCTCCGCGGAGCCGGGGGCGGCGGCGGTGCCGACGGCGTGA
- a CDS encoding YpdA family putative bacillithiol disulfide reductase codes for MQDVVVIGAGPVGLACAIEAQRKHLTCRVIDKGALVNSILGYPPRMEFFSTPDLIEIGGHPFPVAQYKPSREDALEYYRSVAARERLDLRLYERVLDVRGERGAFTVVTTAGEHAARAVVIAIGFFDLPNLLNVPGEELPKVFHYYGEPYRFVGQRVAVIGARNSAAKAALDGYRRGADVTLVVRSPALSDTIKYWIKPDLENRIKEGSIRAFFSTSVTEIRERSLVLATPDGTREIENDWVLAMTGYHPDFGFLEQIGITFADDGWRTPTFDEATFESNRPGVYLAGTVCGGYRTNRWFIENGRFHAQQIAAHIAQGRVSPVDFDLMHWKTAE; via the coding sequence GTGCAGGACGTTGTCGTCATCGGGGCCGGCCCGGTCGGGCTGGCGTGCGCGATCGAAGCTCAGCGGAAGCACCTGACGTGCCGGGTCATCGACAAGGGCGCGCTCGTGAATTCGATCCTCGGCTATCCGCCGCGGATGGAGTTCTTTTCGACGCCGGATCTGATCGAGATTGGCGGCCATCCCTTTCCGGTCGCGCAGTACAAGCCGTCGCGCGAGGACGCGCTCGAATACTACCGGTCGGTGGCGGCCCGCGAACGGCTCGACCTCCGGCTCTACGAGCGCGTCCTCGACGTGCGCGGCGAGCGGGGCGCGTTCACCGTCGTCACGACGGCGGGCGAGCACGCGGCCCGCGCTGTCGTCATCGCCATCGGCTTCTTCGACCTGCCGAACCTGTTGAACGTGCCGGGCGAAGAGCTGCCCAAGGTGTTTCACTACTACGGCGAGCCGTACCGGTTCGTCGGCCAACGCGTCGCGGTGATCGGCGCGCGCAACTCGGCCGCGAAGGCCGCCCTCGACGGCTATCGCCGCGGCGCCGACGTGACGCTCGTCGTGCGGTCGCCGGCGCTCTCGGACACGATCAAGTACTGGATCAAGCCGGATCTCGAGAACCGGATCAAGGAAGGGAGCATCCGCGCGTTCTTCAGCACGTCCGTCACCGAGATCCGCGAGCGGAGCCTCGTGCTGGCGACGCCGGACGGTACGCGGGAGATCGAAAACGACTGGGTGCTGGCCATGACCGGCTACCATCCCGACTTCGGTTTCCTCGAGCAGATCGGCATCACGTTCGCCGACGACGGGTGGCGCACGCCGACGTTCGACGAGGCCACGTTCGAATCGAACCGGCCGGGCGTCTACCTGGCCGGCACCGTCTGCGGCGGGTACCGCACGAACCGCTGGTTCATCGAGAACGGCCGCTTCCACGCGCAGCAGATTGCCGCGCACATCGCGCAGGGGCGCGTCAGCCCGGTCGACTTCGATCTCATGCACTGGAAGACGGCAGAGTGA
- a CDS encoding TM0106 family RecB-like putative nuclease, giving the protein MYVVSGRLRTSPTDLANFLVCPHKTALDADVARGRRTPPGWRDPATDVLALRGRDHERRYVAMLQREGRSVADLDGLERGEAEARLLAAMRAGVDVIVQAPLGGAGRFGCADALVRTAGTSAFGSWAYEVHDTKLARETRGGTILQLCVYTELLAALQDGTPEYFAVVTPASVERYRVADFAAFYRQVEREFLRRLEQIGIEEHGATGPWASSAIAAAPIAGSSGAAMRLSDVAYSGSSDAVCPDVREHCTVCRWGSECDAQRRTRDHLSFVAGLGRTHRIELAAHDVATLASLARLPLPIPFSPRRGAKDTYARLREQARLQLEQRTSGRPTYELLPPVPRAGLALLPEPSPGDLFLDLEGDPFAPRAVGAHQSDLGFLEPSTREYLFGLGRVGADGRFQYQSWWAFTDEEERAAFDAVLTEIARAIAEHAGAHVYHYAPYEPSAFRRLMGRHAWREPDVDALLRAGRFVDLYAVVRQAVRAGVERYSIKALEPCYEFVREMDLDRAGAERRAVEFAIETGDPAAIDADAKAIVEAYNRDDCRSTWALRQWLERLRTAAIRAGADIARPVPGNGDPAEHIAARDAWSAALRAALLHGLPPAHERTPEQHARWLVAHLADWFRREERVGWGEYHRLREQPDDELEDEPWALAGLEFRQRVFSPIGGRLRSGIDRYAYPPQECDFSVGDRLRLKQDEPFGTVHAIDRIAGTIDIKKPMSQVEVHPTSVIALTVVTAPEQEQSVYRAANVIAAHGLDDRDGDPLVNDLLLARPPRLRFGAFRPRPDELPTDFAIRTVRNLDHSVLAIQGPPGSGKTFTAARVIAALLAERKNVGVVATSHKVIRKLLRDVAAEAVRLNTSLAIAHKIGDESFGTDDEVREFKTNDEALDWIRDEGAGVLGGTAWMWARQDFARTVDVLVVDEAGQMSLATVVSVAQAGGNLVLLGDPRQLQQPQRGAHPDGVDVSALDHLLGGRQTIPDDRGIFLPITRRLAPAIAAFTSEVFYEGKLAALPTLERQRIDGSRRFDGAGLWVIEVDHDGCRNASSEEADVVAGIVDELLNGNVGWYTELGMRRPLTANDILIVAPYNAHVRCLRDRIRPPVGIGTVDRFQGQEAAVVIYSMAASRAEDAPRGMDFLFSPNRLNVASSRARCASILVACPRLFEPPCDTPRQMRLANALCRYREIAMASGHRIVHGAEAVEAAGDRIVG; this is encoded by the coding sequence ATGTACGTCGTCTCAGGCCGCCTGCGAACGTCGCCGACCGACCTCGCCAATTTCCTCGTCTGCCCGCACAAGACGGCCCTCGATGCCGACGTGGCGCGGGGGCGCCGCACGCCCCCGGGGTGGCGCGATCCGGCGACCGACGTGCTCGCCCTGCGCGGCCGCGATCACGAGCGGCGGTACGTCGCGATGTTGCAGCGGGAGGGACGGTCGGTTGCCGATCTCGACGGCCTCGAGCGCGGCGAGGCCGAAGCGCGGTTGCTCGCCGCGATGCGCGCCGGCGTCGACGTCATCGTCCAGGCCCCGCTCGGTGGGGCGGGACGGTTCGGCTGCGCGGATGCGCTCGTGCGCACCGCGGGCACGAGCGCCTTCGGATCGTGGGCGTACGAAGTACACGACACGAAGCTCGCGCGCGAGACGCGCGGCGGCACGATCCTCCAGCTCTGCGTCTACACGGAGCTGCTCGCCGCGCTCCAGGACGGTACGCCCGAGTACTTCGCGGTCGTCACGCCGGCGTCCGTCGAGCGATACCGCGTCGCCGACTTCGCGGCCTTCTATCGGCAGGTCGAGCGCGAGTTCCTGCGGCGGCTCGAGCAGATTGGAATCGAGGAACACGGAGCGACTGGACCGTGGGCGAGCTCCGCAATCGCGGCGGCTCCGATCGCCGGATCATCGGGTGCGGCAATGCGCCTGTCCGATGTCGCGTACTCCGGCTCGTCCGATGCCGTGTGCCCTGACGTCCGTGAGCATTGCACCGTCTGCCGGTGGGGCAGCGAGTGCGACGCCCAACGGCGAACGCGGGATCACCTCTCGTTCGTCGCCGGTCTGGGCCGTACGCACCGGATCGAACTGGCGGCGCACGACGTCGCGACGCTGGCGAGCCTCGCCCGGCTGCCGCTGCCGATTCCGTTCTCGCCGCGGCGAGGGGCAAAGGACACCTACGCGCGTCTGCGCGAGCAGGCCCGGCTGCAGCTCGAGCAGCGCACGTCCGGCCGTCCCACGTACGAGTTGCTCCCTCCGGTTCCGCGCGCCGGTCTGGCGCTGCTGCCCGAACCCAGCCCTGGCGACCTCTTCCTCGATCTCGAGGGCGATCCTTTCGCGCCGCGTGCGGTCGGCGCCCACCAGTCGGACCTTGGATTCCTGGAACCGTCGACGCGCGAGTACCTCTTCGGCCTCGGCCGCGTCGGCGCCGACGGCCGCTTCCAGTACCAGAGCTGGTGGGCGTTCACGGACGAAGAAGAGCGCGCGGCGTTCGATGCGGTGCTGACCGAGATCGCGCGCGCGATCGCCGAGCATGCCGGCGCACACGTCTATCACTACGCGCCGTACGAGCCGTCGGCGTTCCGGCGCCTGATGGGACGTCATGCCTGGCGCGAGCCCGACGTCGACGCGCTGCTGCGCGCCGGCCGGTTCGTCGACCTCTACGCCGTGGTCCGCCAGGCCGTCCGCGCCGGCGTGGAGCGCTACTCGATCAAGGCGCTCGAGCCGTGCTACGAGTTCGTGCGAGAGATGGATCTCGATCGTGCCGGCGCCGAGCGGCGCGCCGTCGAGTTCGCGATCGAGACCGGCGATCCCGCGGCGATCGATGCGGATGCGAAGGCGATCGTCGAAGCGTACAACCGCGACGACTGCCGTTCGACCTGGGCGCTCCGCCAGTGGCTCGAGCGGCTGCGCACGGCCGCGATCCGCGCCGGCGCCGACATCGCGAGGCCGGTGCCGGGCAACGGGGATCCGGCCGAGCACATCGCGGCGCGCGACGCCTGGTCCGCCGCATTGCGCGCCGCGCTCCTCCACGGGCTCCCGCCCGCGCACGAGCGCACGCCCGAGCAGCACGCGCGCTGGCTCGTCGCCCACCTCGCCGACTGGTTCCGCCGCGAGGAGCGCGTCGGCTGGGGCGAGTACCACCGCCTGCGCGAGCAGCCGGACGACGAGCTGGAGGACGAGCCGTGGGCGCTGGCCGGGCTCGAGTTCCGGCAGCGTGTGTTCTCGCCGATCGGCGGCCGGCTCAGGAGCGGGATCGATCGCTACGCGTATCCGCCGCAGGAGTGCGACTTCAGCGTCGGCGATCGGCTCAGGCTCAAGCAGGACGAGCCGTTCGGCACGGTTCACGCGATCGACCGCATCGCCGGCACGATCGACATCAAGAAGCCGATGTCGCAGGTCGAGGTCCATCCCACCTCGGTCATCGCGCTCACGGTCGTGACCGCGCCCGAACAGGAGCAGTCGGTGTACCGCGCCGCCAACGTCATCGCGGCGCACGGTCTCGACGATCGCGACGGCGATCCGCTCGTCAACGATCTGCTGCTGGCGCGGCCGCCGCGCCTGCGGTTCGGCGCGTTCCGGCCGCGGCCCGACGAGCTGCCAACCGACTTCGCCATCCGCACGGTGCGCAACCTCGATCACAGCGTGCTCGCGATCCAGGGGCCGCCCGGGTCCGGCAAGACCTTCACGGCGGCGCGCGTCATCGCGGCGCTGCTCGCCGAGCGCAAGAACGTCGGCGTCGTCGCGACGAGCCACAAGGTGATCCGCAAGCTGCTTCGCGACGTCGCCGCCGAGGCCGTGCGGCTCAACACGTCGCTCGCCATCGCGCACAAGATCGGCGACGAGTCGTTCGGCACCGACGACGAGGTGCGCGAGTTCAAGACGAACGACGAGGCGCTCGACTGGATCAGGGACGAGGGAGCCGGCGTGCTGGGCGGCACGGCCTGGATGTGGGCGCGCCAGGACTTCGCGCGGACGGTCGACGTGCTGGTGGTCGACGAGGCGGGGCAGATGTCGCTCGCGACGGTCGTCAGCGTCGCGCAGGCCGGCGGCAACCTGGTGCTGCTCGGCGATCCGCGGCAGCTCCAGCAGCCGCAGCGCGGTGCGCATCCGGACGGGGTCGACGTCTCCGCGCTCGATCACCTGCTCGGCGGCCGCCAGACGATCCCCGACGATCGCGGCATCTTCTTGCCCATCACGCGGCGGCTCGCGCCGGCGATTGCCGCGTTCACCTCGGAGGTCTTCTACGAGGGAAAGCTCGCGGCGCTGCCGACGCTCGAGCGGCAGCGGATCGACGGCAGCCGGCGCTTCGACGGCGCCGGCCTCTGGGTGATCGAGGTCGACCACGACGGCTGCCGCAACGCCTCGTCCGAGGAGGCCGACGTCGTCGCCGGCATCGTGGATGAGCTCCTGAACGGCAACGTTGGTTGGTACACCGAGCTCGGGATGCGGCGTCCCCTCACTGCCAACGACATCCTCATCGTCGCGCCGTACAACGCCCACGTGCGGTGCCTCCGGGATCGCATTCGGCCGCCGGTCGGCATCGGCACGGTGGACAGGTTCCAGGGCCAGGAGGCTGCCGTCGTGATCTACTCGATGGCCGCGTCGCGCGCCGAGGATGCTCCCCGCGGAATGGATTTCCTCTTCAGCCCCAACCGCCTCAACGTCGCGTCCTCGCGCGCCCGGTGCGCGAGCATCCTCGTGGCGTGCCCGCGGCTCTTCGAACCTCCGTGCGACACTCCGCGCCAGATGCGTCTCGCGAACGCGCTCTGCCGCTATCGGGAGATCGCCATGGCGTCGGGACATCGCATCGTCCACGGGGCGGAGGCCGTCGAAGCGGCTGGGGATCGGATCGTCGGATGA
- a CDS encoding TonB family protein — translation MTDTVVADPVTYALGYALVRFLWQGAVIGLATAVALTLARRGSASLRYLMACAGLFAMAALPIVTFARALPWSGTTISANAGVPRALFATLVDDAPPVAGNPFELFSMLSALAWSPAIVIAWSAGVLLLAARLLVGWRTVAHLRAGAHAVDDGDWIARTTARVAGALGVERRVAVVRSASVDVPAVVGWMRPLIVVPMSAMAGLTPAQLEAIIAHEIAHIRRYDHVVNGVQTIVETLLFYHPSVWWVSRQIRIEREHCCDDIALSLGSTRVDYARALTSLEEARVPRPLLGISAADGSLVGRVRRVLGQSPQPVSRPRVALLIALAVTAVSAAIGASGAQMQAQGPSVVMAAQVVPEPPSAAATNTAQQALASADAQIVALEETYRRARLANDTATLTRLLDPAFVGVGSLDDIPRNKVESLAQWSGRRVTALATTSRERQMEDGAAIVRGVETMTVGGVTQQVRYARVWKVSPSVGWTLVSSIQVPASAGTARRAGMPPPPPPPAPSTGLASVRESITITGERPAGTASDRPAPPGPAVRIGEQGVTAPMKIKDVKPQYPWLARAAGVQGIVFLESIIDTDGSVTNLKVIRSSGSDELDGAAIDAVSQWRYTPTLLNGQPVSVICTMTVNFTLN, via the coding sequence ATGACTGACACGGTCGTCGCTGATCCCGTTACCTACGCGCTCGGTTACGCGCTCGTGCGCTTTCTCTGGCAAGGCGCGGTCATCGGCCTGGCGACCGCCGTGGCGCTGACGCTGGCGCGCCGCGGCTCCGCCTCCCTCCGCTACCTCATGGCTTGCGCCGGCCTTTTCGCAATGGCGGCTCTGCCGATCGTCACGTTCGCCCGGGCGTTGCCGTGGAGCGGCACCACGATCTCAGCGAACGCGGGCGTCCCGCGGGCCCTCTTCGCAACCCTGGTCGACGATGCCCCTCCCGTCGCAGGCAACCCGTTCGAGCTGTTCTCGATGCTCTCGGCTCTCGCCTGGTCGCCGGCCATCGTCATCGCCTGGAGCGCGGGGGTGCTGCTGCTGGCCGCGCGGCTGCTCGTGGGCTGGCGGACGGTCGCACACCTTCGGGCGGGAGCGCACGCCGTCGACGACGGCGATTGGATCGCGCGGACGACGGCGCGGGTGGCCGGGGCGCTCGGCGTCGAGCGTCGCGTCGCGGTCGTCCGGTCAGCGTCCGTGGACGTTCCGGCGGTCGTCGGCTGGATGCGGCCGCTCATCGTCGTGCCGATGAGCGCCATGGCGGGGCTCACGCCGGCGCAGCTCGAGGCGATCATCGCGCACGAGATCGCGCACATCCGCCGCTACGACCACGTCGTCAACGGCGTCCAGACGATCGTCGAGACGCTGCTCTTCTACCACCCGTCGGTCTGGTGGGTGTCGAGACAGATCCGGATCGAACGCGAGCACTGCTGCGACGACATCGCCCTGTCGCTCGGATCCACTCGCGTGGACTACGCACGTGCGCTGACGAGCCTCGAGGAGGCGCGAGTACCGCGGCCGCTTCTTGGGATCTCGGCGGCGGACGGGTCGCTCGTCGGACGCGTGCGCCGCGTGCTGGGCCAGTCGCCGCAGCCGGTCAGCCGCCCCCGCGTCGCGCTGCTGATCGCGTTGGCGGTGACGGCCGTGTCGGCGGCTATCGGGGCGAGCGGCGCGCAGATGCAGGCGCAGGGCCCGTCGGTCGTGATGGCGGCGCAGGTCGTTCCCGAGCCGCCGAGCGCGGCAGCGACGAACACTGCCCAGCAGGCCCTTGCATCAGCCGATGCGCAGATCGTCGCGCTCGAAGAGACCTATCGCCGCGCGCGTCTTGCGAACGACACGGCGACACTCACGCGACTGCTCGACCCGGCGTTCGTCGGCGTCGGCAGCCTGGACGACATCCCGCGGAACAAGGTCGAGTCGCTGGCGCAGTGGAGCGGCAGACGAGTCACCGCGCTCGCCACCACCTCGCGAGAACGGCAGATGGAAGACGGCGCCGCGATCGTGCGCGGCGTCGAGACGATGACGGTCGGCGGCGTGACCCAGCAGGTGCGGTACGCGCGCGTGTGGAAGGTGAGCCCGTCGGTCGGCTGGACCCTCGTCTCGAGTATCCAGGTGCCGGCTTCGGCCGGCACGGCGCGTCGAGCGGGGATGCCTCCGCCTCCTCCACCGCCTGCACCGTCGACCGGATTGGCCTCCGTCCGCGAGTCCATCACCATCACGGGCGAGCGGCCGGCCGGGACGGCGTCCGACCGGCCCGCGCCGCCTGGACCGGCGGTGCGCATCGGCGAACAGGGCGTCACGGCTCCGATGAAGATCAAAGACGTCAAGCCACAATACCCGTGGCTCGCCAGGGCCGCCGGCGTCCAAGGCATCGTGTTTCTCGAATCGATCATCGATACCGACGGGTCTGTCACGAACTTGAAGGTCATCCGGTCGAGCGGCTCGGACGAGCTCGACGGTGCCGCCATCGACGCCGTCTCGCAGTGGCGTTACACGCCGACACTGCTCAACGGCCAGCCGGTCTCGGTCATCTGCACCATGACCGTGAACTTCACGTTGAACTAG
- a CDS encoding DUF4126 domain-containing protein encodes MPMSSANLVALAIATSFAAGLNLSATVATIGLLARYGYVDLPPALGLVEDPVVIGAALVLFLFEFVFDKIPIVDLFWNALQTFVRVPAAALFAYGATAQLSPGEQLLASALGAVIALAAHSGKAALRTSVTLSPEPFTNAAVSLGEDTLAIGVTWFATQHPFLAAAIVIVWLAIVVVFIRWVWRGLEALFTGPRR; translated from the coding sequence ATGCCCATGTCTTCGGCCAACCTCGTCGCTCTCGCGATCGCCACGAGCTTTGCCGCGGGGCTGAATCTCTCCGCGACGGTCGCGACGATCGGGCTGCTCGCGCGGTACGGGTACGTCGATCTACCGCCGGCGCTCGGGCTCGTCGAGGACCCCGTGGTGATCGGCGCCGCGCTGGTGCTGTTCCTGTTCGAGTTCGTCTTCGACAAGATCCCGATCGTCGATCTGTTCTGGAACGCGCTGCAGACGTTCGTGCGCGTGCCGGCGGCCGCGCTCTTCGCCTACGGCGCCACGGCGCAGCTCTCGCCCGGCGAGCAACTGCTCGCGTCGGCGCTCGGGGCCGTGATCGCGCTCGCCGCACACAGCGGCAAGGCAGCGCTGCGCACGAGCGTGACGCTGTCGCCCGAGCCGTTCACGAACGCGGCCGTCAGCCTGGGCGAAGACACGCTCGCGATCGGCGTGACCTGGTTCGCCACGCAGCACCCTTTCCTCGCGGCCGCGATCGTCATCGTCTGGCTTGCGATCGTCGTCGTCTTCATCCGGTGGGTCTGGCGAGGACTCGAGGCGCTGTTCACCGGGCCTAGACGATAG
- a CDS encoding BlaI/MecI/CopY family transcriptional regulator, whose product MPSTTPTPTNAELAVLRVLWQRGPSTVREVHDTLADTRSVAYTTTLKTLQVMTAKGLTVREERGPQHLYRARHPESRMQRRLVRDLLDRAFGGSTAQLVLQALASRKASPEELQEIRRLIAAEEEKHHD is encoded by the coding sequence ATGCCTTCGACCACGCCGACGCCGACCAATGCCGAGCTCGCCGTGCTCCGCGTGCTGTGGCAACGCGGGCCCAGCACGGTGCGCGAGGTGCACGACACGCTCGCGGACACCCGCTCGGTCGCCTACACCACCACCCTCAAGACGCTCCAGGTGATGACCGCGAAGGGGCTGACCGTTCGCGAGGAGCGGGGCCCTCAGCATCTCTACCGCGCGCGCCATCCGGAGAGCCGGATGCAGCGGCGCCTCGTGCGCGACCTGCTCGACCGCGCCTTCGGCGGCTCGACCGCCCAGCTCGTGCTGCAGGCGCTCGCCAGCCGCAAGGCGTCCCCGGAAGAACTGCAGGAGATCCGCCGTCTGATCGCCGCCGAAGAGGAGAAGCACCATGACTGA